A genomic stretch from Festucalex cinctus isolate MCC-2025b chromosome 13, RoL_Fcin_1.0, whole genome shotgun sequence includes:
- the LOC144033195 gene encoding ras-related protein Rap-2b, with translation MREYKVVVLGSGGVGKSALTVQFVTGSFIEKYDPTIEDFYRKEIEVDSSPSVLEILDTAGTEQFASMRDLYIKNGQGFILVYSLVNQQSFQDIKPMRDQIIRVKRYERVPMILVGNKVDLEGEREVSSGEGKALADDWNCPFMETSAKNKTSVDELFAEIVRQMNYASTPNGDDQCCSSCVIL, from the coding sequence ATGAGGGAGTACAAAGTGGTGGTCCTCGGCTCCGGCGGCGTCGGCAAATCCGCGCTGACCGTCCAGTTCGTGACGGGCTCCTTCATCGAGAAGTATGACCCCACGATAGAGGATTTCTATCGGAAGGAGATCGAGGTGGACTCCTCGCCGTCCGTGCTGGAGATCTTGGACACGGCCGGCACCGAGCAGTTCGCCTCCATGCGAGACTTGTACATCAAGAACGGCCAGGGCTTCATCCTGGTCTACAGCCTGGTCAACCAGCAGAGCTTCCAGGACATCAAACCCATGCGGGATCAGATCATTCGGGTGAAACGGTACGAGAGGGTGCCCATGATCCTGGTGGGCAACAAAGTGGACCTGGAGGGGGAGCGGGAGGTGTCGTCCGGCGAGGGCAAGGCGCTGGCGGACGACTGGAACTGTCCCTTCATGGAGACCTCGGCGAAGAACAAGACCTCGGTGGACGAGTTGTTCGCCGAGATAGTCCGCCAGATGAATTATGCGTCCACGCCGAATGGCGACGACCAGTGTTGTTCGTCCTGTGTCATCCTGTAA